One Plasmodium yoelii strain 17X genome assembly, chromosome: 5 genomic window, GGAAGAAAAGTGCTACCACtactattataattatatttttgtttaatatgatcactatttttatctttCTGTTCTTTGGATTTTAAAACATGATTCATGTTATTATCTGTTGGGAGtatgtcattttttttatcaagtTGATCACTTAAATTAGTCATGTCATTTGGgatgataatattttgttcatgttttaatttttctaactcgaatttatattcattttgttgCTGATTGCTGGTTTCTTTCTCTTCTTTGCCATCTCCattatttgataattttttaatcttattattatttattttttttacaattttaaaagaattataatcattataatcattattaataatattgtcATTACCGGAAAGAccttttgtattattttttgtaacaTGCTTTGGTTGAGTtttatttactttttttaatttttcagtTCGTATTTGATTACTTATTATCGTCATTTCaggttttaaaatatttttatttgtagtaattttttctttggaataataaatttcattttttgttttatcttGATCATCATTTTCAGAAAAATTGTGATTATCTGAAATTTCTAAGTTTTTGCTAGTCTCCAAATTaatagtattattttttttattattttttggaatttttcctttattttttttcttaatagtattgttttttgtatcatcatttttataccAATCGAtactattatcattattactactCTTTAATTTGAGTTTAccttttttactattttttacatCGCCATTACTTACATTGCTATTTTTATCATCCAAACTATTTTCATCGttgtattcattattttttttaatagtaTTATTTAATTGGTCTTTGGTATGGTCAGTATATGAATGACTTGTTTGATTATCTAATTGGGGTTGATaagtttgtttttttttccctttatttttatcatcttccaaatgtgtatattttttaaatttatacttTAAGTTGGGAATTTggaattttatattatcattaaacAAACTGATTtcattaacaatttttttataatcataatTAAAAACTTGGGTAACaacttttttcattttatttaattcgatgttgttattattattattatcgctaaaattaatattatggGCAtaattgaaatatatattactattttctATATCATTTTGTAGATCTTTATTAGGATCatcaacattttttttacttttattatttgcattAGTAGTGTTAGAATTATTTGTAGCAGAATTGGTGTTGTTCGAATTAAATTCAATAGCATTGTTTCCACTTACAATGTCAATTTCTTcgttattataaaaataaatactatttttatttatttcttcaacATTAAATGTTAAAGAAGCTCcttttgaatatataattacTCTGCTActtaatatatgtttttttaaatttttggcATTTAATATTGTTGTTTTTATGTGACTTCCATCATATTCACCATCTATATCATTATAGGATAGAGATTTATTAGAAACATTTCCTTTcgatatatttgtatttaatgtattatttCGATTTCTTATTAGTTCCTTaataatgtttttattttcgtTACATCGCATGCTAAATGTTATGTATTCattgttttcatttttttcatttttctcatttttgtCGCTTTTTTCTGTGTCCTTTCTATTTCCAGTGTTTCCTCCAATCaaatctttttttaatatatttttatcattacttttattttttgagtttttattttcattatttagtTTTAGCTGTTGTACATGTTGATGTTGTTtcgcatttttttttaaactcgcttcatttttattactgtttattatgtaattttttaatggGTTCTTTGTAGAAATTATTTTggtcattttttttccacctttattattattttgaacCGGGTTTGTATTTTCAATAACATTTAAATAATCATTGACCAACGATTTTACGTTTGCATTTTTTTCCCTAGAATCATTTTTGTTATaacttttttgttttttcattaatatattattaacatttaaATTGTTAGAATTATTTAGAATGGgttcattaatattttccaTCGGAATTGTTTTCATTAATTCATCCGGATAATAAATTTGTGATGATAAACtgttaaaataattaacaCTTGCaataaatttttcataatttggtaaaattttatttttttttttatcactatTATGATGtgtattatttaaatcatcatttatttttgttagaTTTTCTGAATCCAATTTATTGATATCATCTATAAACgaattatatagtttttcattttctaattttataaaattattatttatttcattttctgttattattatatttttattactttgGTTGATTAATGgagatatattttcatcattatattCTTCAAATGGGAAATTTACAAATTCATTTGTACTTAATCTACTAAAAGAATTGCTTTTTTGTGtcaacattttattattgtttggAATTAAAAACttatgataatttatatCTGAACTACTTAATGATTTACTTTTTGGAGAGctatttattacattttcattatttatataatattcgTTAAATAGTATTTTTATCTCATTTTTCGAATCAGAGTTCATAAGAATATCACCATCTATGTTGGATTTGTGTTCGTATGAACTCGATTTAGTTGAATATATATAGGggttaatattatttttttccatttccaAATGCTTATCATCATTGTGATCATCATTATGACCATCATTGTGACCATCATTATGACCGTTGTTATGACCGTTGTTATTTTCTTGATTGTCTTCAAAGACATCGGaatgattattatttttttttttagatttttCATTACATTTTTCGtagtttaaataattttccatttgcttcctattatataaaacataatttcgcattatttcatattttctttCATTATAAAACTCGTTAATTGTATCACCAcaatcaaatatattattgtacGTACATTTATTAGTTTCCTCTTTTTCACTTTTAGGGCTATCTGTAGAATTGCATTTATATGTATGTGCTTCTCCATTTTTGTttacatcatttttattaataacatttcctttccatttattaattctaaatttatttatcagcATATTccatatgtttttatttgaatCCCCTTGATTAGTTTTGGAATTATCGGTTCCCTCATATTTGTGTTCACTTTCAAAATTATCAACATgctttgtattattatgacTTATAATTTGAAACATTCTCAAATCTTGTATATGGGAACTATTTCCTTTTTGACTTTGCTCATTTTCTGGGTCGTTAATTTGTTCCAATTTATCcctattattatcattattttcgaaatttttattatcattattttcgaAATTTTTATTGTCATTAGTAATGTGTGCTTTATTAAACTTGATCATGTCAACTTTGTTTGGATATAAATGATAAGGTAAACTATCATAACTTTTATTATCACCCAATTGgttgtaaaaaaattgtgatgTTTTACttctataattatatattttatttttttgaattaattttttttttgaaacttttatttgtaaaaaGCTATctgataaataatttttatcatattcatAATCAAAAGAAAcagttttattttcataacaACTAAATGAATTTGAGCGTTTCATATAATTTCCATTCCTCAAATTCCAGACATTTTTATTAGTAGTTTGATTACCATAACtattaatgaattttataaatgcaCAAATGCTATTCCAATGTTGTtgatctatttttttattttttatgagttttttataatcaatattattaacaatatGGTGTTTTTCAACATTATCTTTATTATCGTTGAAGTTACTGCAAGCATTGTTAGTTTCATATTTATTCGTtaaatttttacaatttttataatttttatgttttatattattatatttatctacactattttttcctttagTTTTCCCTTGTTTTGAATGTTTATCACTTTTGTCTTTGGGAAAATTATTGAGAATATTATCATCTtgatttttttctaaattatttatatttttatgactAAGATTAtcttctatatatatttcttcttCGGCAtcacaattattatatttattccaAAAGTTTAATGAACAATACCATTCATCTGGTAATTTGGTAACATTAACATGTGCATCAActtttctccattttttgCAATTTTCACATTGTACCCAATTTACTACATTATTTAATGggttgttatttttttctgaatcgtttttattatcatcactCATATGGTCTTTATTAATTAATACTGTTTCAGGATTATAactatttgaatttaaattcGTTTCGTTATGTATAGCGgcattgatatttttttcatttttgttGGCCTTATTTTGGTTAAAATTAGAGtgatttgtttttatatcatgatttttttttttttctgaatttatttcatttttttttgaaatataattttttattttattcatattatgaatatatttattagtttcttttgaattattttcatctataATATTACCAGTTTCATCTTTACAAGTATTTTGAAAAATCGAAACATCTTTATTATCAaaactatttttatcatatatttcatttagatttatttcattttttatatgactaatttcttttaattttttatttttttttatttttgtatcaTCGAATTCGCCTTCATcacttatattatatttgttatttttttttttatggtttttattttcttttaatagatcatttgaatttttatgtGGATTACTACTATTTAATAATGTTATCAagtctttttcatttttgtttttattatttgattgTTTCCTtgctttttgttttttctttaatatatTGTTGACAATAGAATGCATAGATGAATAAGATGatgaattattattgttatcattttttttatgcattCTTATATTCTTTTTAAAATGACAATCACTATTTGTATCACTATAATATTGggtattaaattttattcgACTTTTGAAATGTCTATATATCTCTCCATCACTATTGCTcctattaaatttatttatattttttttgctatATTTTGAATAGGGCATATTAATTGTAtagttattattatgattataaaaattttcatcataatTATGTATGACACTATTAAACCCATTATTTTGTTCACTATttatttgcttttttttatgatttacttttttgataattttggAAGGGGATTTGGTAACACCCTTTCCAGAATAATTACCAAAATCTAAAGATgtattatttaaaagaatttcatttttatattcttttttattagtattatatttattttttgttttttttttatcttctttattttttttaatatcatatttatttttattattattattattattatagttAGATGaagttatattatttgataaaatgTTATTTCCATCATTATGATTAAAAACAGTGTTATCTCtttgatttatatatatatttaaattattactattttgtgatatattttcttcattgtgaatattatttatttgtttacaATTTTCAACATTATGTTGGTAactatttatttcattattgttATTCACATGTACTTGCTTTTTATTATTGCTGTAAAATTCACTTTCGAATTTAGTAGCATCCTCTAATGAATCcacatttttatatgattcaCTGGGAAGGTTAGtagtaatattattattgtttaaattatattgagGAGAAATAACAATTTCCTCTTCTATTTCACATGAATTATATCGAGTATCACCATTTAAACTACAATACCATGTGTTTGTTAATTTACTTATATCAGTATTTGAAGGTAGTTTCCTCCATTTTTCGCATTTATCACATTGTACCCAATTATCGTTTTCTTGAATATTTAAATCCATATTcttattattactttttattattactttttattattactttttgttattactttttattattacttttttgttattacttttttgttattatttttgttctTCCTCATCATTGaaaaagtatattttttagtataacttttttttttttttttttttaattatttattataatatatgttttatattattataaactTTTAAATGTTTAAGGAatttataacattattttgcaatttttttaatgtttttttaattttttttgtaaattgtttttattattcatagTTCATTTTATTCATTGACTCCAATTTAAAATCAACAAGTATctatacacacatatatgttataaaaattgttttattttgattatagtttagaaatatatttctctGTTTTTTTCATACATATACAATATGTCTATTTATTTAgacatattatatttttactaaaaaatgaataataacACTTTTGATACAAAAATATGGATGAAATTTGTATTGTTTGCTAACTCGTATTCtcctttttttgttatattatgtatttttattttctccaAAATGTTATGACAATTGTACATTTAGTTTTGCTTTGATTTATATTCATAGATTTCTGTGTTACATTAGTAGCTATTATGCgatatgtatattttattcacTTATAAAATTCTGGCTTTATAGCTATttataatatgatatatttataacaataaaatgatgctacaaataaaaataggaAAATAACAACTgtgcaatatatatatgtatatatatgtatatatatatgtatatatatatgtatatatatttatttatttatttataattatataacatACACATATGTAGACTATTTGgcaattttaataaaacagtatattatttgaataaatTTTTCTTTGAAGCCTTAAAAATAGAAttggtatttttttatatctctTTTAACGTATcacaaataaaaacaaaatttaaaatcATATGAAAGTGTAagaataaacaaatatacaaaatatataaatttatttgtacTATGTATATTGTAATTATTTATCACCCCGAGTAGAGggaatatatgcatatatataaatcatatttGTCAAATgctaattatatacatatattatgtatttaaaaacaatttcataatcatatttttagTAAAAAATTTAGAATAAAAAGGTACTGAAAAAGATAAAGCATTAcaatactttttttatataatacatttcaTCACTTACAGACACATACACATATGATGATATAAATTGTGGAgcaatatatgtattatgaaaatataaaacatataatatatatgtatatataaacaataatcaaataatataacagTTTAAAttgtacataaaaaattcaatactgttcaaagaaaaaaaaaaaaggtatatataaatggtgTTCCTTTTAAAAAGAAGTAAAACAAAATACTTAATTTTTAGTAAGTCATGTCctatattttacaaaatatatattatatatttggaTATATAGGGCTTagctttttttatataatcacaccaaaaaaaaaaaaaaatgacacaaatataaatattatactatatatacaacatacatatgtaaataaaacCAGCTACTGatgtattaaattttataatcaaTTATAAAACAGTAAGAATATAAAGGGAAGATAATATTATATGTCTGTTTTcttgtaaaatatataaaattgatcaaattttatgtttttttttaattaaaatgaaaaataaaaattggaaTAAATCATACTGAGCCTTCTGTTCATATTctcaatttttattttgtttggCATTTTCAtgtttgtatttatattttgattaatGTTTCCTTTTTTCGTTCTTCATTATATgatttgaaatatatttgcttgattttttctttttatattttatttttataaaattgtcGTTATTTTATTCGCTTGGAATgtatataacaattttatgTTTGGGTTTTGATATATTCGATAGATTTGTCATCAGGTATGTTTTATCAtccttttaatttaaatcttTCATCTTAATTTGcaattgcatatatttaagttttatttcaatgttaaaaaatatatgtatataataatatatgtataatatatataatatatatatgtatataatatatatattactcgataaaatgaataaatacatatatgatgataaaattttactaattatttcatttttataattctactgaaaaaaaattataagttcattttttttttttttttttttgcatattatatatgtatatggaGTAGGAACGCTGTACTAAAATTACGATTGTTATATTTGCAAAgaaatgaagaaaaatatttttaaaacttcAAATTACccattgtttatatttttaataaataattaaacatatgaGCAAGGCccatataaaattaatcggaataaagcaaaaataataaatgcttttatttaaaaaaaaaaaaaaaacataattatcATCAGTATCTTATATTATTTCTGTATTTATAATAGCTCaccaattatatatttttataaattgtttttcaaatattaaaaaaatacaaaaaaataatgataataaagtGCAaaccaaataaataattataatgccAAAAAGtgaatgttataatattaaagcaaaataaaaatacataaaatatagaactTGTAAATTTGGGGATAAGTACaaatttgattttatttattgGAAATACAAATTCAAACCATAAAATGTGAGaacaaaatcaaataaaattaaatgaccaaaatattattatataacatACGTACTTATTATTAAGGGCTATTAAATAACATTTCAATCAgcataaaacataaaaaacatagaaaaattaagaaaatttaaatatttaaaaaatggatgaataaattttattttagtaacaaacaaaaataatataaatggtGTTGAACTTTTAGTTGATGGCATGTCGTATTTTCCATGTAAATTTTGAATGCATagaaattaattttttttattttttttttcaaataagcatatatacatatttagtATATTTTGCTATCTTGTGAAATCAGCAAATATTCCAGTAACGAATATTATccaaataattttttcagTCTTAGTACATTTtcatagttttttttttttttttttttttttttttaaaaaaaagacCAAAATAGAATGAATAATTACTGTTACAATAGTAGTTGTTACATAACAAATATCAGAAAacacaaattaataaaatattaaaaaaaaatgaagctCGACATATCAtgcttttgttttttatccAAAAATGAGTACAGAGTACTTACAGCTATAGAAATGGGTATGAAAAATCATGAATATTTAGACGTACAATTAATAGCTAGTATAGCAAATTTAAGAAAAGAAGGTATTATGagtgtattaaaaaaattgttaaaaaataaattaataagtcatgaaaataaaatatatgatggATATAAATTAACTTATTTAGGATATGATTTCTTAGCATTAAGAGCTTTTTTAAATAGAGGTATATTAAAAAGTGTGGGTAATCAAATAGGTGTAGGAAAAGAAtcagatatatatatatgtaaagaTGTGaatgataatttattatgtttAAAAATTCATAGATTAGGTAGGATATCATTTAgaactataaaaaataatagagattattatggaaaaaaaaaatttcgaAATTGGCtatatttatcaaaaatagCTGCAACAAAagaatatgcatatttaaaagcattatatgaaaatgatTTTCCTGTTCCTAAACCATATGATTTGAATAGACATATGATTTTGATGTCTTATGTAAATGGATATCCATTATCTCATGTAAAAATAAGTAACCCTTTCAAAGTTATcgattttttgttaaatacaattataaaatttgcaAGGTCAGATATAATTCATGGTGattttaatgaatttaatatattaattgatgataatgaaaatataacaattataGATTTCCCTCAAATAGTTTCTTTACATCatgaaaatggaaaaatgtATTTTGAAAGAGATGTAAAATGTGTTATTagtcatttttataaaaaatataaaataagaaTTGAAGATTATCCATTATATGAAGATATTGCATCtttagaaaatgaaaaaattataaaagatgaaaataatatttctaaTAAGCATGATAATGCACTTTTAGAAATTTTGCAAAATGATAAATCTGATTATGAAACTAATTTATCTGATACTGAATCTACTATAACACTTcacaatgataataaatcAATTGGAAGTATAGTAGAgatagataaaaataataaaacaattgaacaagatttaaaaaaaaatgatgataaaaatagtgtcttaaaaaatagaaaagaTGATACTTTTAGTGATATATCAACGAATTGTTTAAACGAAAGTTTAGATAATCAATATAAAGATGCTTATGAAAATAATCAGGAAAGAGAAGCTGAAAATagtaaattatataaaagagAAGATACCATTAAcgaaaatattaatgatgatattttggaaaaaaaaaatgaagaaataatTTCAAACTTGTCAAATAGTATATctgataaagaaaatgacaACATAAATttagatgataaaaaatacaatgaTAAGAAAAATTCTGAATTAGATGATAGTTATCAAGATATTCCAAGTGAACAAAAAGTTACGTCTCAAAATATGggaaatgaaaaaagtgatgatgataatactAGCGATAGTGAAGATAAATTAGATAGCGAAAATTCAAGTGAGGAATCAAATAGTCATAGCGATAATTATTTGACCGAATATTCGAGTTGTGATTCTAATAATAGTCAATCTGGggaaactaaaaaaaaattatctgACACTTGGAATCcacatattaaaaaatatacgaAAGAATATGCAAAAagcaaattaaaatatatggatagaaaaaaaaaaaaaaaggaaaaatttaaggaaaatttaaaaacaaaaaataaaaaaaaattgatggaaaaaattaaaaattatatctaGTTCAAactatgtatatatagtatataatttgataagaacaaattataaaaaaaaatgataaatcaAGGAAGCGGGATGCCAATAAAActgtataaaataaaatgggtGTACTAATTCAATCGTTACAATAAGCGataaatgataattttatatttctatatacttCCAAATTAAGAAAAATTAGACATGTGCCTAATTTTTACCTTTTATATGTTTGGATgggtgtatatatttatatgcataattgCAATATTTTCGTTTAATTGATATACATCCCTTacttttatttgttttgttcatatatatgcgcatattttttaaataatttttatttgttattttatttttttttcctttttcttgttttttttattttacatatatgagtaaaataaaaaaaaaaaaaaattaattaaccTTTTCAACCTATTAATAACCATTTAACCATgggaataaatatatgaataaaactAAGAGGGTGTGAGCATTGTTGCAATTTTGTATACATACGTGACAATGTAATTACCATGTGcacacatatgtatatatataaatattaaaaaatatatatatacatatgtagaAATGTGGGCCccccttttttatatttcattgCATATCCCATAAGCATGACTTTTCAACTCTGATAAAAACTTCGGATTAAAATTCGCGTCGCTGTGGGGTATATTTGTTCATGTCTAATTTGTGTAGCATAGTTCGCGCCTACTTGGTTGGTATGTTTCTTCGAttgtttgttattttttgctATTTTCTTCTATTTTCTTCTATTTTCTTCGAT contains:
- a CDS encoding zinc finger protein, putative; amino-acid sequence: MDLNIQENDNWVQCDKCEKWRKLPSNTDISKLTNTWYCSLNGDTRYNSCEIEEEIVISPQYNLNNNNITTNLPSESYKNVDSLEDATKFESEFYSNNKKQVHVNNNNEINSYQHNVENCKQINNIHNEENISQNSNNLNIYINQRDNTVFNHNDGNNILSNNITSSNYNNNNNNKNKYDIKKNKEDKKKTKNKYNTNKKEYKNEILLNNTSLDFGNYSGKGVTKSPSKIIKKVNHKKKQINSEQNNGFNSVIHNYDENFYNHNNNYTINMPYSKYSKKNINKFNRSNSDGEIYRHFKSRIKFNTQYYSDTNSDCHFKKNIRMHKKNDNNNNSSSYSSMHSIVNNILKKKQKARKQSNNKNKNEKDLITLLNSSNPHKNSNDLLKENKNHKKKNNKYNISDEGEFDDTKIKKNKKLKEISHIKNEINLNEIYDKNSFDNKDVSIFQNTCKDETGNIIDENNSKETNKYIHNMNKIKNYISKKNEINSEKKKNHDIKTNHSNFNQNKANKNEKNINAAIHNETNLNSNSYNPETVLINKDHMSDDNKNDSEKNNNPLNNVVNWVQCENCKKWRKVDAHVNVTKLPDEWYCSLNFWNKYNNCDAEEEIYIEDNLSHKNINNLEKNQDDNILNNFPKDKSDKHSKQGKTKGKNSVDKYNNIKHKNYKNCKNLTNKYETNNACSNFNDNKDNVEKHHIVNNIDYKKLIKNKKIDQQHWNSICAFIKFINSYGNQTTNKNVWNLRNGNYMKRSNSFSCYENKTVSFDYEYDKNYLSDSFLQIKVSKKKLIQKNKIYNYRSKTSQFFYNQLGDNKSYDSLPYHLYPNKVDMIKFNKAHITNDNKNFENNDNKNFENNDNNRDKLEQINDPENEQSQKGNSSHIQDLRMFQIISHNNTKHVDNFESEHKYEGTDNSKTNQGDSNKNIWNMLINKFRINKWKGNVINKNDVNKNGEAHTYKCNSTDSPKSEKEETNKCTYNNIFDCGDTINEFYNERKYEIMRNYVLYNRKQMENYLNYEKCNEKSKKKNNNHSDVFEDNQENNNGHNNGHNDGHNDGHNDDHNDDKHLEMEKNNINPYIYSTKSSSYEHKSNIDGDILMNSDSKNEIKILFNEYYINNENVINSSPKSKSLSSSDINYHKFLIPNNNKMLTQKSNSFSRLSTNEFVNFPFEEYNDENISPLINQSNKNIIITENEINNNFIKLENEKLYNSFIDDINKLDSENLTKINDDLNNTHHNSDKKKNKILPNYEKFIASVNYFNSLSSQIYYPDELMKTIPMENINEPILNNSNNLNVNNILMKKQKSYNKNDSREKNANVKSLVNDYLNVIENTNPVQNNNKGGKKMTKIISTKNPLKNYIINSNKNEASLKKNAKQHQHVQQLKLNNENKNSKNKSNDKNILKKDLIGGNTGNRKDTEKSDKNEKNEKNENNEYITFSMRCNENKNIIKELIRNRNNTLNTNISKGNVSNKSLSYNDIDGEYDGSHIKTTILNAKNLKKHILSSRVIIYSKGASLTFNVEEINKNSIYFYNNEEIDIVSGNNAIEFNSNNTNSATNNSNTTNANNKSKKNVDDPNKDLQNDIENSNIYFNYAHNINFSDNNNNNNIELNKMKKVVTQVFNYDYKKIVNEISLFNDNIKFQIPNLKYKFKKYTHLEDDKNKGKKKQTYQPQLDNQTSHSYTDHTKDQLNNTIKKNNEYNDENSLDDKNSNVSNGDVKNSKKGKLKLKSSNNDNSIDWYKNDDTKNNTIKKKNKGKIPKNNKKNNTINLETSKNLEISDNHNFSENDDQDKTKNEIYYSKEKITTNKNILKPEMTIISNQIRTEKLKKVNKTQPKHVTKNNTKGLSGNDNIINNDYNDYNSFKIVKKINNNKIKKLSNNGDGKEEKETSNQQQNEYKFELEKLKHEQNIIIPNDMTNLSDQLDKKNDILPTDNNMNHVLKSKEQKDKNSDHIKQKYNYNSSGSTFLPNEFDGNNSGEQNRERKRKYSNDDNIVGDYHLDDKQKKKIHKKYKKNKIDITNNNNNNTSQDEDSSADDGNSNIYEEDDKSQSDQDVYNNKKNKHRNISKHWNKNSYKLKESRRSITPDRKSNSKETNSPIDNHLQDKESKDDSGFFIVDTSTRSKRKRCILDDDEEETDYKQLNCNKEDDSNDHKKRCYDANNNDHNESEYSKHEKEDYYYKDKYYDDKKYHKIKRKKSYSNDSQRNRSHENYFEKDEYGKSKHYGDKYYDDKYYDDKHYGDKHYDDKYYDDKHYRYKKMYHNNTFNKNEIDKNKYYNRNTNQHNYYDYYRRNSYSSYSENNDDSDARYYYNNKRNRDDKNRPIIENEEYRENFYHNHHKEYNEYRSKGSLNDIHNNKIYRNNNKSIESDKKYKENKYNKSYDSSTNYKTHNHDDANNDNDEKETNLNNKYDKFNKNNGTDDNNNNGDIITHMEDNEKENRDSKIRNRSMTNEDNKYDNNIIHDISKKKGINKEDTINPKYYKNNNPYYSDKYDRHSNNNEQDKMNKRFSKKYDFNKYEHQNENNRYDKYSHTKYENNRYDKYGHNKYDNNRYDYHHKYNNSRNEDRRYDRNEHYRYDRSEYHNKYERNGNNYDNKYIHNNNYEKYPNKYNNSSNRYIINKYEKKIKHDDEELLSNNTTAPPNSEEKINTNKTYKAEDNLKSKNTNEDNNNNNYYNGNGHPIDNNDNNNKDELNKYNGEKHDTEKNNDEKNEHHERNSERNDDNNNGDITSGGDYEKKYPDYNKYEKEHYPKSGSKKTFYHHPENYYKNKYTENYNDDEYHYKKYNKNYDYYGNGEKHNMNNNYNRNGGHHFHTYSNKKLINKNYKNYYQHRNNSPTRDDIIKNKMRNEKFANINNSKYGNNIHIKQNRIHKF
- a CDS encoding serine/threonine protein kinase RIO2, putative; its protein translation is MKLDISCFCFLSKNEYRVLTAIEMGMKNHEYLDVQLIASIANLRKEGIMSVLKKLLKNKLISHENKIYDGYKLTYLGYDFLALRAFLNRGILKSVGNQIGVGKESDIYICKDVNDNLLCLKIHRLGRISFRTIKNNRDYYGKKKFRNWLYLSKIAATKEYAYLKALYENDFPVPKPYDLNRHMILMSYVNGYPLSHVKISNPFKVIDFLLNTIIKFARSDIIHGDFNEFNILIDDNENITIIDFPQIVSLHHENGKMYFERDVKCVISHFYKKYKIRIEDYPLYEDIASLENEKIIKDENNISNKHDNALLEILQNDKSDYETNLSDTESTITLHNDNKSIGSIVEIDKNNKTIEQDLKKNDDKNSVLKNRKDDTFSDISTNCLNESLDNQYKDAYENNQEREAENSKLYKREDTINENINDDILEKKNEEIISNLSNSISDKENDNINLDDKKYNDKKNSELDDSYQDIPSEQKVTSQNMGNEKSDDDNTSDSEDKLDSENSSEESNSHSDNYLTEYSSCDSNNSQSGETKKKLSDTWNPHIKKYTKEYAKSKLKYMDRKKKKKEKFKENLKTKNKKKLMEKIKNYI